A single window of Nakaseomyces glabratus chromosome G, complete sequence DNA harbors:
- a CDS encoding uncharacterized protein (CAGL0G07579g~Ortholog(s) have cell division site, cell tip, cytosol localization), protein MSRNSSNQYSIYSEVNSADDESILKETYHYTLIVILLEYMAEPRFHVNSTGAPQPLRDEMNQKSKSGEFLLREQSSIGSYQNSSSAKDYLLVALTERLSLITRNQIKVTDPNFKRCLLKFYNDYFLDPNMKIKLKQTSNIEDIVAYFSQSANKELNKVLLDNFSLELYRQVASFLELLINCTPEKYMADFKPKLEAMKSTFEPNRYRPLTKRYSLDMNSNVPITAQRQPSWNLDDISHIGYFMKLFAMDKMKIQYDVNDILKHLSLSSYKNELLELRVKVKNSSFSLSVSDFPTEREYRNWQNYIFGETTQLIDKFSSEQISNINAPTPCIPSNRKAIISKLFELIIQSEYKNDEKVLALSKESTFFIFKCAKYWLSDFPSTIASLFFAAMNKVLFTNDMLNVEFVEKSIMMVSNLFLRSRETKELTTWNNYDRILWVKTLRVICSKTFKSISILLSKLFDPNLPSFSPYLSFYFTIKYTDRYTEDYLKSTSFEKKWAESLRNNINRACQTYYQSLVSTLPRDETLEIQHIQDIAEKIYKMIEKLQKKYPKPMFEDVNIAFVVADFLINAFLVDLETMLRFVKHYHKIASKSIAPVDGLECYKAIVDLREIYVQIKPNELFPINLESMFGQFLQALNDDIKKRIMHVVKSSIKAEKWVRMNDATYYSTSIVDIFRLVNEAVQIFTKFDWEDQYEIAYLTTNILSEFTEGLKYYCSKLQNLAENDLQMDVINLITVTPESTPLSSGIEKLDKKGKTWSFHQMKRALKSKPSIMVPAPYEYTVRTCVILNNLDAMLGMITRLDELVKPQELSKYLSEAKAKPNRSTENSNNINHIFTIRVLNTMEVHADTNDGFSNLRVTLNDSNRKSELGSTRIIEDSLNPIWDEEFELRISNKEKAYIDFLVWHHSDAKNTKMVELCAKGHVVLDPKRFSDNGLPSEMSIAMSPKGHLNIHVTLETEKMDPLFCIGNAYRTALRSKEKLLNMIVTKFSTVVAHIISKNTLKFVKAEKKNYVGKDAEEVVYDAIVPLFDYLNSNLSILASELPKELLFEVILKAWDVILLRADSMLLPSLSSISSSGLVNSARKSIWRNSISSNPTISGFGKPLTEEDISIVFKWLDALCIDFFHNEGAGPSIENLKNVKYTSMLNIPKFYGTSVPELKKLILQLEKSYDQYLDHIYNQDHATIQLIRTQTMGVSRHATIMGSSTKATREQLKDIIKEEEHDPLKISADKMDVILRILLAKGEFHFVYKNLERRKKLLKKMENKRMARNAAMGKKAIQ, encoded by the coding sequence ATGAGCCGAAATAGTTCTAATCAATATTCCATTTACTCCGAAGTCAATTCTGCCGACGATGAAAGCATACTAAAGGAAACTTATCACTATACATTGATAGTTATTTTACTGGAATACATGGCCGAACCACGTTTTCATGTAAACTCTACTGGAGCTCCTCAACCATTAAGAGATGAAATGAACCAAAAAAGTAAAAGTGGTGAGTTTTTATTGAGAGAACAGTCAAGCATTGGCAGTTATCAGAATTCTAGCAGCGCAAAGGATTATCTTTTAGTTGCTCTCACAGAGAGACTTTCATTGATAACTAGGAACCAGATCAAAGTGACCGACccaaatttcaaaagatgCTTGTTGAAGTTCTATAATGACTATTTCTTGGATCCAAATATGAAGATCAAACTGAAACAAACTTCTAATATCGAGGATATAGTTGCGTATTTCAGTCAGTCTGCCaataaagaattgaatAAAGTACTTCTAGACAACTTCTCATTGGAGCTGTACAGACAAGTTGCCTCTTTTTTAGAGTTGCTTATCAATTGTACCCCAGAAAAATACATGGCTGACTTCAAACCTAAACTCGAAGCTATGAAGTCCACTTTCGAACCTAATAGATATAGACCACTCACTAAAAGATACTCTTTAGATATGAACTCAAATGTACCAATAACGGCGCAAAGACAACCGTCATGGAATTTAGATGACATTTCTCATATTGGTTATTTTATGAAGCTATTTGCTATGGACAAGATGAAAATACAATATGATGTTAATGATATCCTCAAACATCTATCACTGTCATCTTACAAGAATGAGCTACTAGAACTCAGAGTGAAGGTTAAGAACTCGTCGTTCTCTTTATCCGTTAGTGATTTCCCTACTGAGAGAGAATATAGAAATTGgcaaaattatatttttggaGAAACAACTCAACTTATTGATAAGTTTTCTTCGGAgcaaatatcaaatataaatgCGCCAACACCATGCATTCCTTCCAATCGTAAAGCCATAATATCCAAGTTATTTGAATTGATTATCCAGTCAGAGTATAAGAATGATGAAAAAGTACTCGCATTATCTAAGGAATCCACgttctttatttttaagtGTGCAAAATATTGGTTATCTGACTTTCCATCAACAATTGCctcattattttttgctgCTATGAATAAAGTATTATTTACAAACGATATGCTTAACGTAGAGTTTGTTGAGAAGTCGATAATGATGGTCTCCAACCTATTTTTGAGATCAAGGGAAACCAAAGAACTAACCACATGGAATAATTACGATAGAATACTATGGGTGAAAACCTTACGGGTGATTTGTTCAAAGACGTTTAAATCTATAAGCATTCTATTATCTAAACTATTTGACCCCAATTTGCCCTCTTTTTCACCGTACTTATCCTTTTATTTTACAATAAAGTATACTGATAGATACACTGAGGATTACTTGAAATCAACTTCTTTTGAGAAAAAATGGGCAGAGTCTCTaagaaataatatcaaCAGGGCTTGCCAAACCTATTATCAATCCTTGGTCTCAACCTTACCTAGAGATGAAACATTAGAAATACAGCATATTCAAGATATTGCAGAAAAGATATACAAGATGATTGAAAAACTACAGAAGAAATACCCAAAACCGATGTTTGAAGATGTTAATATAGCATTTGTGGTAGCAGACTTTTTAATTAATGCATTCCTTGTTGATCTTGAAACTATGTTGCGTTTTGTAAAACACTATCACAAAATAGCTTCAAAGTCGATTGCGCCTGTAGATGGTTTGGAATGTTACAAGGCTATTGTCGATTTACGTGAAATATATGTTCAGATAAAACCGAATGAGCTTTTTCCTATAAACCTTGAGAGTATGTTTGGACAGTTTTTACAAGCCCTAAATGATGAcatcaagaaaagaattatgCATGTAGTAAAATCATCTATAAAGGCTGAAAAATGGGTTAGGATGAATGACGCAACTTATTATAGTACCTCTATCGTTGATATATTTAGATTGGTGAATGAAGCTGTACAAATCTTTACGAAATTTGATTGGGAAGATCAATATGAAATTGCTTATCTAACTACCAACATCCTAAGTGAGTTCACTGAGGGTTTAAAATATTACTGttcaaaacttcaaaacttAGCTGAAAATGATTTACAAATGGATGTAATAAATCTAATTACTGTAACACCAGAATCAACACCATTGTCATCAGGCATAGAAAAATTAGACAAGAAAGGAAAGACATGGAGTTTTCATCAGATGAAAAGGGCATTGAAGTCCAAACCATCAATAATGGTTCCAGCTCCATATGAGTATACTGTTAGGACATGTGTTATACTTAACAACCTGGATGCAATGCTGGGTATGATAACTCGTCTCGATGAACTTGTAAAGCCGCAAGAATTGTCTAAATACTTATCAGAGGCTAAAGCAAAGCCTAATAGAAGTACTGAAAATTCTAACAATATTAATCACATATTTACCATCAGAGTTTTAAATACAATGGAGGTTCATGCTGACACTAATGATGGGTTTTCAAATCTTAGAGTAACTCTAAATGACTCTAATCGAAAATCGGAGTTGGGATCTACTAGAATAATAGAAGATTCGCTAAACCCAATTTGggatgaagaatttgaacTACGAATTTctaacaaagaaaaagcatATATTGACTTTCTAGTCTGGCACCATTCTGATGCCAAGAACACAAAGATGGTAGAACTATGTGCAAAAGGACACGTTGTGTTGGATCCAAAGCGTTTTTCTGATAATGGCTTACCATCAGAAATGTCCATAGCAATGTCTCCCAAGGGCCACCTAAATATACATGTCACTCTAGAGACTGAGAAAATGGATCCACTTTTCTGTATTGGGAATGCCTACCGCACAGCACTAAGATCAAAGGAAAAACTATTAAATATGATTGTTACTAAATTTTCTACTGTTGTTGCACatattatttcaaagaacaCCTTGAAATTCGTTaaagctgaaaagaaaaattatgTTGGAAAGGACGCAGAGGAGGTTGTTTATGACGCAATTGTTCCTCTATTCGATTACTTAAATTCTAATTTAAGTATCCTGGCATCGGAACTTCCAAAAGAATTATTATTCGAGGTTATACTAAAAGCATGGGATGTCATTTTATTAAGAGCCGATTCCATGCTTCTTCCTTCCTTGTCTTCGATATCTTCTAGCGGTCTTGTAAACTCCGCTAGAAAATCTATATGGAGAAATTCTATCAGTTCTAATCCTACGATATCAGGCTTTGGGAAACCGctaacagaagaagatatatcTATTGTATTTAAATGGTTGGATGCATTGTGCATCGATTTCTTCCATAATGAAGGCGCAGGTCCTTCCATAGAGAATTTAAAGAATGTCAAATATACAAGTATGTTAAACATTCCAAAGTTTTATGGTACATCAGTACCagaattgaagaagctgatTTTACAACTCGAGAAGAGCTACGATCAGTATTTAGATCACATATACAATCAAGACCATGCGACTATTCAATTGATCAGGACTCAAACTATGGGTGTTTCGAGACATGCTACAATCATGGGTAGTTCAACTAAGGCTACGCGagaacaattgaaagatattatcaaagaagaagagcatGATCCACTGAAAATATCTGCTGATAAAATGGATGTTATTTTGAGGATTCTCTTGGCCAAAGGGGAGTTCCATTTTGTCTATAAAAATCTagaaagaaggaaaaaattattaaagaAGATGGAGAACAAACGTATGGCTCGCAATGCGGCAATGGGTAAAAAAGCGATACAGTAA
- a CDS encoding uncharacterized protein (CAGL0G07601g~Ortholog(s) have endoplasmic reticulum localization), protein MATPETFSFGQIAYQVFESVMQVVIISFAGFWSARSGLLPKKAQKAISALNVDLFTPALIFSKLARSLSMAKILEIAIIPLFFGLTTFISFFSGRLISRVLKLDRDETNFVVANSIFGNSNSLPVSLTLSLAYTLPNLVWDQIPNDNRDNVASRGILYLLIFQQFGQMLRWSWGYNKLMRWSGENTQHMPPSQVQAHLESRSSLATSALAQTGASSEATSMNYVPSTFSQKIVDNSRGIVNKILSYLNPPLWSMIASVIVAAIPPLQHELFQDDGFINNTLAEAVTQLGSVSIPLILIVLGSNLYPSEETFRRTHNYKKLIVGSIIGRMILPSMFLLPIIAAAVKYINVSILDDPIFLVVGFLLTVSPPAIQLTQITQLNEFFEAEMADILFWGYVVLSLPVSIIVVSAAIYVLQWAQPV, encoded by the coding sequence ATGGCTACTCCGGAAACGTTTTCGTTTGGCCAAATTGCATATCAGGTTTTCGAATCTGTTATGCAAGTGGttataatatcatttgCAGGGTTTTGGAGTGCCCGTTCAGGTTTGCTCCCAAAGAAGGCCCAGAAGGCTATATCAGCGCTCAATGTGGACTTGTTCACACCGGCACTGATCTTCAGTAAGCTGGCTAGGTCATTATCCATGGCCAAGATTCTGGAGATCGCTATAATACCGCTATTCTTCGGTCTCACTACCTTCATATCCTTCTTTTCAGGAAGACTTATATCCCGAGTGCTGAAGCTGGACAGAGATGAGACTAATTTTGTGGTGGCTAATTCCATATTTGGGAACAGTAACTCTCTGCCGGTTTCCTTAACTTTATCATTGGCATACACTTTGCCCAACTTGGTTTGGGACCAGATACCCAACGATAACAGAGATAACGTTGCCTCCAGAGGTATCTTATATTTGCTGATATTCCAGCAATTTGGACAGATGCTAAGATGGAGTTGGGGTTATAATAAGCTGATGAGATGGTCTGGTGAAAACACTCAGCATATGCCACCTTCTCAAGTACAGGCTCATTTGGAAAGCAGATCATCTTTGGCAACATCCGCACTGGCTCAGACAGGTGCTTCATCGGAAGCAACCAGTATGAACTATGTCCCTAGTACATTCAGCCAAAAGATTGTGGATAATTCCCGTGGTATAGTGAACAAGATATTGTCCTATTTAAACCCACCTTTATGGTCAATGATAGCCTCAGTTATTGTTGCTGCTATTCCACCTTTACAACATGAACTATTCCAAGACGATGgtttcatcaacaacacATTGGCAGAGGCAGTGACTCAGCTTGGGTCGGTCTCCATTCCTCTGATCTTGATTGTTCTTGGTTCAAACCTTTACCCTTCGGAAGAGACCTTTAGAAGAACTCATAATTACAAGAAACTGATTGTAGGGTCAATCATCGGTAGAATGATACTCCCATCGATGTTTTTGCTTCCAATTATTGCTGCTGCAGTTAAATATATTAACGTCAGCATTTTAGATGATCCCATCTTTTTGGTTGTTGGTTTCTTACTAACTGTGTCACCACCGGCTATTCAGTTGACCCAAATCACCCAACTAAATGAGTTCTTTGAAGCCGAAATGGCCGATATTTTATTCTGGGGATACGTTGTATTAAGTTTGCCTGTTAgtattattgttgtttcAGCAGCTATTTACGTTCTACAATGGGCACAACCTGTCTAA
- the APE3 gene encoding aminopeptidase Y (CAGL0G07623g~Ortholog(s) have aminopeptidase activity, role in protein catabolic process in the vacuole and extracellular region, fungal-type vacuole localization), with protein sequence MKFSTIAVTAALVAYSNASVLPFYGEQQAFDLSALKETKETDWDSIISGVKDALSQGHSEQDAAEVYEDDDEDVSPCKKSFWSFLWKPHVPYLLKPIVESDKLQDKIELDDLNKTAHDLLKIAKKSKKKFGHPTRVIGSPGHGKTIDYILDAFDDMKDYYDVSVQEFDALAGKIRSYNLTDAKTGKTFKNTTAFALSPPVKPFVGRVIEIPNLGCHEKDFAAVHRKGSKHKHDIALIERGECPFGVKSDLAGKYGFHAVVIYDNEPLSLDGLKGTLGAPTNHTVSTIGVTYVTGKEIIAKLAFDPDYSLYFAMDSYVGKIKTKNIIADTKHGDENNIVGLGAHSDSVEEGPGLNDDGSGTISLLTVAKQLTHFKINNKVRFAWWAAEEEGLLGSNYYANSLSKEENLKLRVFMDYDMMASPNYEYEVYDANNTVNPPGSQELRDLYINYYKDQGLNYTLIPFDGRSDYVGFIENGIPAGGIATGAEKKNVFNGGVLDKCYHQLCDDISNLAWDAFLVNTKLIAHSVATYANSFEGFPERIGSNKTISALQAPSFPYRGSNLII encoded by the coding sequence ATGAAGTTTTCTACTATTGCTGTAACTGCTGCTCTGGTAGCCTATAGTAACGCTTCCGTGTTGCCATTTTATGGTGAACAACAGGCCTTTGACCTGTCCGCTCTGAAGGAGACAAAGGAGACTGACTGGGACTCAATCATCTCCGGTGTTAAGGATGCCTTGAGTCAAGGACACTCTGAGCAGGATGCTGCTGAAGTTTATGAGGACGATGATGAGGATGTGAGTCCATGCAAGAAGAGTTTCTGGTCTTTCTTGTGGAAGCCACATGTCCCATACTTATTGAAGCCAATTGTTGAGTCTGACAAGTTGCAAGACAAGATTGAACTGGATGACTTGAACAAGACCGCTCATGACCTTCTAAAGATTGCCAAGAAGAGTAAGAAAAAGTTTGGCCACCCAACCCGTGTTATTGGTTCTCCAGGCCATGGCAAGACCATCGACTACATCCTGGACGCCTTCGATGACATGAAGGACTACTACGACGTCTCTGTCCAAGAATTCGATGCCTTGGCTGGCAAAATCAGATCTTATAACCTGACCGATGCCAAAACTGGTAAGACGTTCAAGAACACCACAGCTTTTGCTCTGTCGCCACCAGTTAAGCCATTTGTTGGCCGTGTGATTGAGATTCCTAACTTGGGTTGTCACGAGAAGGACTTCGCCGCTGTCCACCGCAAGGGTTCCAAGCACAAGCACGACATTGCCTTGATTGAAAGAGGTGAGTGTCCATTTGGTGTCAAGTCTGACTTGGCCGGTAAATACGGATTCCACGCCGTGGTCATCTACGACAACGAACCATTGTCCCTAGATGGTCTAAAGGGTACCTTGGGTGCTCCAACTAACCACACAGTTTCTACCATTGGTGTCACCTACGTAACTGGTAAGGAGATTATTGCCAAGTTGGCATTTGACCCAGATTACTCCTTGTATTTTGCTATGGACTCTTACGTTGGAAAGATCAAGACTAAGAACATTATTGCAGACACTAAGCACGGTGACGAGAACAACATCGTTGGTTTGGGTGCTCACTCTGACtctgttgaagaaggtCCAGGTTTGAACGACGATGGATCTGGTACCATTTCTCTATTGACTGTCGCTAAGCAACTGACCCATTTCAAGATTAACAACAAGGTCAGATTTGCATGGTGGGctgctgaagaagaaggccTGTTAGGCTCCAACTACTACGCCAACAGCTTGTCGAAGGAAGAAAACTTGAAGTTGAGAGTATTCATGGACTACGATATGATGGCCTCTCCAAACTACGAATACGAGGTCTACGACGCTAACAACACAGTCAACCCACCAGGATCCCAAGAATTGAGAGACTTGTACATTAACTACTACAAGGACCAGGGCCTAAACTACACTCTGATCCCATTCGATGGCCGTTCCGACTACGTCGGCTTCATCGAAAACGGTATCCCAGCCGGTGGTATTGCCACCGGTgcagagaagaagaacgtCTTCaacggtggtgtcctagACAAGTGCTACCACCAATTGTGTGATGACATCTCGAACTTGGCATGGGACGCATTCTTGGTCAACACCAAGCTGATCGCACACTCCGTAGCCACATACGCTAATTCCTTCGAGGGCTTCCCAGAGAGAATCGGCAGCAACAAGACTATCTCCGCTCTCCAGGCTCCATCCTTCCCATACAGAGGAAGCAACTTGATAATCTAA
- a CDS encoding uncharacterized protein (CAGL0G07645g~Protein of unknown function): protein MFQIFSRFDILFIPATTRFPPLVCLNGMHIPKLGQSALSQGMTTVNHNLNYRHGNNELGSQIQAIGTLKDIHDLVAITGQHAPAPPQPLLASI from the coding sequence ATGTTCCAAATATTCTCTAGATTTGATATTCTCTTCATCCCCGCAACAACGCGTTTTCCACCCCTAGTATGCTTGAATGGTATGCACATTCCCAAACTAGGACAGTCAGCACTAAGCCAAGGAATGACTACTGTGAACCACAACTTAAACTACAGACATGGTAACAACGAACTGGGAAGTCAAATTCAAGCAATTGGTACACTGAAAGATATACATGACTTGGTAGCAATAACCGGGCAGCATGCGCCTGCCCCCCCACAGCCGTTATTGGCCTCCATATAG
- the PRY2 gene encoding sterol-binding protein (CAGL0G07667g~Ortholog(s) have cholesterol binding, magnesium ion binding activity, role in sterol transport and endoplasmic reticulum, extracellular region, fungal-type vacuole, nuclear envelope localization), protein MKLSIPLLSLAATSVLAAPAVVTVTEVAHEHDVKTVRGVVYVQGGETKTSYTTLDDSTPTSVAEPVQENQVQNNAQAPAPSSSSSPTPAPAPAASPSSSSPAAASPSPSPSPAQDSNLSDFAKSMLNEHNIKRALHQDTNPLTWSDELAQYAQNYANNYDCSGNLVHSGGPYGENLAIGYSPVGSVDAWYDEIKDYNYANPGFSESTGHFTQVVWKSSTKVGCAVKSCGGVWGDYVICSYDPAGNFLGEFAQNVAPLK, encoded by the coding sequence ATGAAGTTGTCCATCCCTCTATTGTCTCTAGCTGCTACCTCCGTTCTAGCCGCTCCAGCCGTTGTCACTGTCACCGAAGTTGCTCACGAACACGATGTCAAGACCGTCCGCGGTGTTGTCTACGTGCAAGGTGGTGAAACAAAGACCAGCTACACCACTTTGGATGACTCCACTCCAACTAGTGTAGCAGAACCAGTTCAAGAGAACCAAGTTCAAAACAACGCTCAAGCACCAGCTCcatcttcctcttcttcccCAACTCCAGCTCCAGCCCCAGCTGCTTCTCCATCCTCTTCTTCCCCAGCTGCCGcatccccatccccatctccatctccagcTCAAGACTCAAACTTGTCTGACTTTGCCAAGAGTATGTTGAACGAACACAACATCAAGAGAGCTTTGCACCAAGACACCAACCCATTGACTTGGTCTGATGAATTGGCCCAATACGCTCAAAACTATGCTAACAACTACGACTGTTCCGGTAACTTGGTCCACTCTGGTGGTCCATACGGTGAAAACTTGGCCATTGGTTACTCTCCAGTCGGTTCCGTCGATGCTTGGTACGATGAGATCAAGGACTACAACTACGCCAACCCAGGTTTCTCCGAGTCTACTGGTCACTTCACTCAAGTCGTCTGGAAGTCTTCCACTAAGGTCGGTTGTGCTGTCAAGTCCTGTGGTGGTGTCTGGGGTGACTATGTCATTTGCTCTTACGACCCAGCTGGTAACTTCCTTGGTGAATTTGCACAAAATGTTGCTCCTTTGAAATAA
- the YPT52 gene encoding Rab family GTPase YPT52 (CAGL0G07689g~Putative GTPase required for vacuolar protein sorting; gene is upregulated in azole-resistant strain): MLQFKLVLLGDSSVGKSSIVHRFVKDTFDELRESTIGAAFLSQTVKIKDGNEDVVIKFEIWDTAGQERYKSLAPMYYRNANAALVVYDVTQPDSLSKAQSWVQELQNKVGDEELVIYLVGNKVDIVEADESARKIETEEGAEYAQAQKLLFKEVSAKTGAGVKDIFQEIGEQLYSTKKASLKNKDQSRRTDSVSSNTVDIQTQRPSTNDTSSCCS; this comes from the coding sequence ATGCTACAGTTCAAACTAGTTCTGCTTGGTGATTCCTCCGTTGGTAAGTCATCCATTGTTCACAGATTTGTAAAAGATACATTTGATGAACTAAGGGAGAGTACTATTGGTGCTGCGTTTCTTTCGCAAACAGTCAAAATTAAAGATGGTAATGAGGATGTTGTTATAAAGTTTGAAATATGGGATACTGCTGGTCAAGAAAGGTATAAGTCCCTGGCACCCATGTATTATAGAAACGCCAATGCAGCTTTGGTGGTATATGATGTTACCCAACCAGACTCATTGTCAAAAGCTCAAAGTTGGGTGCAAGAACTACAGAATAAAGTCGGAGACGAAGAGCTAGTAATTTATCTAGTTGGGAACAAGGTGGATATAGTAGAGGCCGATGAAAGTGCTAGAAAGATCGAAACCGAGGAAGGTGCGGAGTACGCCCAGGCACAAAAGTTATTGTTTAAGGAGGTAAGTGCTAAAACAGGTGCTGGTGTTAAAGATATATTCCAAGAAATTGGTGAACAGTTATATAGCACCAAGAAGGCTTCATTAAAGAATAAAGATCAAAGTCGAAGAACGGACTCAGTCTCGTCCAATACTGTTGATATTCAGACACAGAGGCCATCAACTAATGATACCTCGTCATGTTGCAGCTGA
- the MIC60 gene encoding Mic60p (CAGL0G07711g~Ortholog(s) have mitochondrion localization), giving the protein MLRTKITGSSHVLRTAFKRYSSTIDSGAVEVVKPKKTSFTRRLFRLGLAVTAFYAGGVAVSQYDDDLGTLFTEKVPGAEKLVDSYVTYRYDPTISKMLSTEYLLNLFKGENTEVKPSTSSRLVPIHDAIKELHLELLELDSENNSEPEMQKIINSLNSTINMINEQKLRIGGKKSRSIEENYKQLIEDILHLDKNLKETVSKSINEKTEEVVKKVREQYKRKLAVSEVELQDKYKNEFIHLKEEMEKHYQDILNQKLEANKQHLEAKHANEIALLSITQVSEFNKIIKEKVDSERNGRLAKIEDLDKKAENLTEALKHVNKVVTRNEAVKQIAQQIEIIRSKLNSHDLNSISLHDDLTRLRTLTDIAVPGPKPCCKHKDLTPSLFRVALDELESVAGSSESKILSEEQIYNRWNLLESDFKTASLLPPNAGMLGHFTAKLFSLFLFTKRGSALPDATDLDSVFARINENLRHSKLDKAVADVVTLKGWTHVLCDDWLKNARRKLEVEKLVDVLDSELKSL; this is encoded by the coding sequence ATGCTGAGAACCAAAATTACTGGATCTTCTCATGTCCTCAGGACTGCGTTCAAGAGATATTCTTCAACTATCGATAGTGGAGCTGTGGAAGTTGTGAAACCTAAGAAAACAAGTTTCACACGCCGTCTCTTTAGATTGGGTTTAGCCGTCACGGCATTCTATGCTGGTGGTGTTGCTGTTTCTCAATATGATGACGATTTAGGTACTTTATTTACCGAAAAGGTGCCGGGAGCTGAAAAACTGGTTGACAGTTATGTGACTTACAGATATGATccaacaatttcaaaaatgctATCAACCGAGTATCTTCTAAATTTGTTTAAAGGAGAAAATACGGAGGTGAAACCATCGACAAGTAGTCGTCTCGTGCCTATCCATGATGCGATCAAAGAACTTCATTTGGAACTATTGGAACTGGATTCGGAGAATAATTCAGAGCCGgaaatgcaaaaaatcATAAACTCCTTAAACAGTACAATTAACATGATTAATGAGCAAAAATTGAGAATCGGGGGTAAAAAATCAAGATCTATAGAAGAGAATTATAAGCAATTGATTGAAGACATTCTACATCTCGACAAAAACCTAAAGGAAACTGTCTCGAAAAGTATTAATGAAAAGACTGAAGAGGTTGTTAAAAAGGTCAGAGAGCAATACAAGAGAAAACTTGCTGTTTCTGAAGTCGAACTACAAGACAAATATAAGAATGAGTTTATTCATCTCAAGGAAGAGATGGAAAAACACTACCAAGATATTTTGAATCAGAAGCTGGAAGCCAATAAACAACATTTAGAGGCGAAGCATGCCAATGAAATTGCATTGCTTTCCATCACACAAGTAAGTgaatttaataaaattattaaGGAAAAAGTTGATTCAGAGAGGAATGGTAGATTGGCGAAAATCGAGGATCTTGATAAGAAGGCAGAGAACCTAACAGAGGCTCTAAAACATGTTAACAAAGTTGTTACAAGAAATGAAGCTGTGAAACAAATTGCTcaacaaattgaaataattaGGTCGAAGTTGAATTCACATGATTTAAACAGTATCTCTTTGCATGATGATCTCACAAGATTGAGAACACTAACTGATATTGCAGTTCCAGGACCAAAGCCATGTTGTAAACATAAGGATTTGACACCTTCTTTATTTAGAGTTGCTCTAGATGAACTTGAATCTGTTGCTGGATCTTCTGAGAGTAAGATACTGTCTGAAGAACAGATTTACAATAGATGGAATCTATTAGAATCCGACTTCAAAACAGCATCACTATTACCACCAAATGCTGGTATGCTAGGTCACTTCACAGCAAAACTATTctcattgtttttatttaccAAAAGAGGCAGCGCCTTACCAGATGCTACTGATCTAGATTCTGTCTTTGCTagaataaatgaaaatctAAGACATTCTAAATTGGATAAAGCAGTAGCAGATGTTGTCACATTAAAAGGATGGACGCATGTCTTATGTGATGATTGGTTAAAGAATGCAAGAAGGAAACTTGAAGTAGAGAAACTTGTGGATGTGCTTGACTCCGAATTGAAGTCTTTGTGA